A stretch of the Thermostichus vulcanus str. 'Rupite' genome encodes the following:
- a CDS encoding toll/interleukin-1 receptor domain-containing protein codes for MSPEHYKFDLFLRYHRAQARWARQLAERLDREGFKVWFDQWMLQPGDDRRLELQLAIEQCRWIALVVSPEFVGDPWPKDELYSGFPHAPARQNQRLLALLHTPVDLPRPIEQSELFDFTGSEEDAVLFEYRALQLMHFLDPSFTPPGDLQRFRLHYRRSQPVEDEEVRGFQAFLRAIQTAIVRIASGETPSATPEEGARQIAILQFIQRLFQWNSADIQFERGEDWRKRGNWLEALAAYDRALNMDPNFALAWSRRGDVLVRLARYREAVDSYNGSLTINPYDEVTRLSLALILGRLGQYKSAVVNYDKVLESNPEDALAWHNRGIRLLQLKRPKLALNSLNKALRYNPKQPRTWLARGIVLRRLRRPSSAAASFARVLKINPKSARVWRFQGNALLRCNRLRSAIECYKRSLRLRRRDPVTLHNLGVALLRLGQYRLASDALERALRYDADNLKSWYARGVAFQKLGYLKEACIHFEEALKIDPEHFPARYALALARQELGQHETSLAHFERLLQQRSRSFACGFGQVTSLRRLGRLEQARSACQRMIRLNDRDPLGWFALGLTYSDLGEADKAVQAYSRVLQLTPDDAVALNNRAWESLKLEKLEPALADAQQATQLEPNRPGFWHTLGLVQLRLGQIEAAQTSLQRCLELDPHFQPAQAALQDLHHNLDHKDSLPPEPTALPELETLTPQPEPQPVDRGS; via the coding sequence ATGTCTCCAGAACATTACAAATTTGATCTCTTTTTGCGCTACCACCGGGCTCAAGCTCGTTGGGCACGGCAATTGGCGGAGCGGCTGGATCGGGAGGGCTTCAAGGTCTGGTTTGACCAGTGGATGTTGCAGCCGGGGGATGACCGCAGGCTGGAGCTGCAATTGGCGATCGAACAATGCCGCTGGATCGCGCTGGTGGTCTCGCCCGAATTTGTCGGGGATCCCTGGCCGAAAGATGAGCTATACAGTGGGTTTCCCCATGCCCCGGCCCGGCAAAATCAGCGGTTGCTGGCTCTACTGCACACGCCGGTGGATTTGCCCCGACCGATCGAACAATCGGAGCTGTTTGACTTCACCGGCTCAGAAGAGGATGCGGTGCTGTTTGAGTATCGCGCTCTGCAGTTGATGCATTTTTTGGATCCCAGTTTTACCCCGCCAGGGGATCTGCAACGGTTCCGACTGCACTATCGCCGCTCCCAACCTGTGGAAGATGAAGAAGTGCGAGGCTTCCAGGCCTTTCTGCGGGCCATTCAAACGGCGATTGTGCGGATTGCCAGCGGTGAAACCCCTTCTGCCACTCCCGAAGAAGGGGCCCGCCAGATCGCCATTCTGCAATTTATTCAGCGGCTGTTTCAGTGGAATAGCGCCGATATCCAATTTGAGCGGGGGGAAGACTGGCGCAAACGGGGCAATTGGCTGGAGGCATTGGCCGCCTACGACCGCGCCCTGAATATGGATCCCAACTTTGCTCTCGCCTGGAGCCGGCGCGGGGATGTGCTGGTGCGGTTGGCCCGCTACCGGGAGGCGGTGGATAGCTACAACGGATCCCTGACCATCAACCCTTACGACGAGGTAACCCGCCTCAGTCTGGCCTTGATTTTGGGGCGTTTGGGGCAATACAAGTCAGCGGTGGTCAACTACGACAAGGTGCTGGAGAGCAACCCGGAAGATGCGTTGGCCTGGCACAACCGGGGCATTCGTCTGTTGCAACTGAAGCGACCAAAGCTGGCCCTCAACAGCCTCAACAAAGCGCTACGCTACAACCCGAAACAGCCTCGCACCTGGTTAGCCCGTGGGATCGTGCTACGCCGGTTGCGGCGACCCAGTTCGGCAGCGGCCAGTTTTGCCCGCGTTTTGAAGATCAACCCCAAAAGTGCGCGGGTTTGGCGTTTTCAAGGGAATGCTCTGCTGCGGTGCAACCGACTGCGCTCGGCGATTGAGTGTTATAAGCGCTCTTTGCGACTGCGGCGACGGGATCCCGTGACTTTGCATAACCTGGGGGTAGCCCTGTTACGGCTGGGGCAGTATCGACTGGCCAGTGATGCTCTGGAACGGGCCCTGCGCTACGACGCTGACAACCTGAAAAGTTGGTATGCCCGCGGCGTCGCCTTTCAGAAATTGGGCTACCTGAAAGAGGCCTGCATCCACTTCGAGGAAGCCCTGAAGATCGATCCGGAACATTTTCCAGCCCGCTATGCCCTCGCCCTGGCCCGACAGGAGTTGGGACAACATGAAACCAGCCTGGCTCATTTCGAGCGCCTGCTGCAGCAACGATCCCGCAGCTTTGCCTGTGGGTTTGGCCAAGTCACCAGTCTGCGTCGCCTGGGTCGGTTGGAGCAAGCCCGCAGCGCCTGCCAACGGATGATCCGCCTCAACGACCGGGATCCCTTGGGCTGGTTTGCCCTCGGACTGACCTACAGCGACCTGGGGGAGGCGGACAAAGCGGTTCAAGCCTACTCGCGGGTTTTGCAGCTGACCCCCGACGATGCCGTGGCCTTGAACAACCGCGCCTGGGAATCTCTGAAATTGGAGAAACTGGAGCCTGCCCTGGCAGATGCCCAACAGGCCACCCAGCTGGAACCGAATCGCCCTGGCTTTTGGCATACTCTGGGGCTGGTTCAACTGCGCCTCGGGCAGATCGAAGCAGCTCAAACCAGTTTGCAGCGGTGCCTAGAGCTGGATCCCCACTTTCAACCGGCCCAAGCAGCCTTGCAGGATTTGCATCACAACCTGGATCACAAGGACTCTCTCCCGCCGGAGCCAACGGCTTTGCCAGAGTTGGAGACTCTCACCCCCCAACCGGAACCGCAGCCGGTGGACAGGGGTTCTTAA
- a CDS encoding thioesterase family protein codes for MKPVPLGTCGTWQGIPGPEQTAETLGNLGVKVIGSPALLTLIERCSHTTLQPFYEADETAVGISFQLEHQAAALPGDPLRVQVEVMGVEGRRIELQVEIRQQERLVMQGSYRCQVVNLSRFLARYGLTGDESRSN; via the coding sequence ATGAAACCCGTTCCTCTTGGCACCTGTGGCACTTGGCAAGGGATCCCTGGCCCCGAACAGACGGCAGAGACTTTGGGCAACCTGGGGGTGAAGGTGATCGGATCCCCGGCTTTGTTGACCTTGATCGAGCGGTGCAGCCACACGACGCTGCAACCCTTCTATGAGGCTGACGAGACGGCAGTAGGCATTTCCTTTCAGCTGGAACACCAGGCCGCCGCTCTACCGGGGGATCCCTTGCGGGTGCAGGTCGAGGTGATGGGGGTGGAGGGGAGGCGGATTGAATTGCAGGTGGAGATCCGGCAACAGGAGCGACTGGTGATGCAGGGATCCTACCGTTGCCAGGTGGTGAACTTGTCCCGCTTTTTGGCCCGTTATGGGTTGACTGGAGACGAGAGCCGTAGCAACTAG